A single genomic interval of Streptomyces sp. NBC_00663 harbors:
- a CDS encoding (R)-mandelonitrile lyase yields MEFAQQHPSSKAPADWFTGDVWWDVIVAGQEPSRMRVNMVRFSPGARTNWHTHALGQALHVVSGVALIGTRDGTVFEAHPGDTVTCPPGEEHWHGAAPDRFMEHLAMWEGQADGTPETTWAEPVTDEQYGGPRTRNR; encoded by the coding sequence GTGGAATTCGCCCAGCAGCACCCCAGCAGCAAGGCCCCTGCGGACTGGTTCACCGGCGACGTGTGGTGGGACGTCATCGTCGCCGGGCAGGAACCGTCACGGATGCGCGTCAACATGGTCCGCTTCTCCCCGGGCGCCCGCACCAACTGGCACACCCACGCCCTGGGGCAGGCCCTGCACGTCGTCTCCGGCGTCGCCCTGATCGGCACCCGCGACGGGACCGTCTTCGAGGCACACCCCGGCGACACCGTCACCTGCCCGCCCGGCGAGGAGCACTGGCACGGCGCCGCCCCCGACCGCTTCATGGAACACCTGGCCATGTGGGAGGGGCAGGCGGACGGCACACCCGAGACCACCTGGGCCGAACCGGTCACCGACGAGCAGTACGGCGGGCCCCGCACCCGGAATCGCTAG
- a CDS encoding 2-phosphosulfolactate phosphatase, with the protein MTHRFVGIGELTDVPRVAVVIDVMRAFTVAAWAFSRGAERIVLASSREEALRLKAARPGWLALKDGPPAAGFDAVNSPGLVKSADLAGRTVVQKTTAGTVGALAVAGAPLVLCASFVVAGATARFLRAAGREPVTFVVTGEDGRAAEDLACAEYIGRRIAGGDVEAAPYLRRARTSGAAGELADGVRRGYRGVHPDDVELCLEVDRFDFAMAARREESLLVLRPLPPCR; encoded by the coding sequence ATGACTCATCGATTCGTCGGCATCGGGGAGCTCACCGACGTTCCACGCGTCGCGGTGGTGATCGACGTGATGCGGGCCTTCACCGTGGCCGCCTGGGCCTTCTCGCGGGGTGCGGAGCGGATCGTCCTGGCCTCGTCTCGGGAGGAGGCGCTGAGGTTGAAGGCGGCTCGGCCGGGCTGGCTGGCGCTCAAGGACGGCCCACCGGCGGCGGGCTTCGACGCGGTGAACTCGCCGGGACTCGTCAAGTCGGCGGATCTGGCCGGTCGTACGGTGGTGCAGAAGACGACGGCCGGCACCGTGGGCGCGCTGGCGGTCGCCGGCGCTCCCCTGGTCCTGTGCGCGAGCTTCGTGGTGGCGGGCGCGACGGCGCGGTTCCTGCGCGCCGCGGGGCGGGAGCCGGTGACGTTCGTGGTCACGGGTGAGGACGGCCGGGCCGCCGAGGACCTGGCCTGCGCCGAGTACATCGGGCGGCGCATCGCCGGCGGCGACGTCGAGGCGGCTCCGTATCTCCGCCGGGCGCGGACCTCCGGGGCCGCGGGCGAACTCGCCGACGGAGTGCGGCGCGGATACCGGGGGGTTCATCCGGACGACGTCGAACTGTGCCTGGAGGTCGACCGGTTCGACTTCGCGATGGCGGCCCGGCGGGAGGAGTCCCTGCTGGTGCTGCGCCCCCTCCCCCCGTGCCGCTAG
- a CDS encoding GNAT family N-acetyltransferase codes for MTIRYEWRGEVDDAALEELHAEGFGHPVGRTDWRARLRRHSLGWVCAWEDDRLVGFVNVAWDGGAHAFLLDTVVARRNRASGVGAALVRTAAEESRAAGCEWLHVDFEDDLRSFYFDACGFRATAAGLIAL; via the coding sequence ATGACGATCAGGTACGAGTGGCGCGGCGAGGTCGACGACGCCGCTCTGGAGGAGCTGCACGCCGAGGGCTTCGGCCACCCGGTCGGGCGGACGGACTGGCGGGCGAGACTACGACGACACAGCCTCGGCTGGGTCTGCGCCTGGGAGGACGACCGGCTCGTCGGCTTCGTGAACGTCGCCTGGGACGGAGGGGCCCATGCCTTCCTCCTGGACACGGTCGTGGCCCGGCGGAACCGCGCGAGCGGGGTGGGCGCCGCGCTCGTCAGGACAGCGGCCGAGGAGAGCCGCGCGGCCGGGTGCGAGTGGCTGCATGTCGACTTCGAGGACGACCTGCGGAGCTTCTACTTCGACGCCTGCGGCTTCAGAGCGACCGCGGCGGGCCTGATCGCCCTGTGA
- a CDS encoding dihydrofolate reductase family protein — MSLARVHNFAISLDGFATGEGQSLDAPFGHAGERLHEWMFATSWWHESSGRSGGNKGVDDVFVRQFTPGIGAEIMGSRKFGHPQWHQDPEWKGWWGPNPPFHTPTFVLTHHPRPSIEMEGGTTFHFLDTSPAEALATAREAADGQDVRIGGGATTIRDFLAAGLIDHLHIVVVPILLGRGVRLWDGLEALEKAYDVESAPSPSGVTHLTFTRKES; from the coding sequence ATGTCACTCGCCCGCGTCCACAACTTCGCGATCTCGCTCGACGGCTTCGCCACCGGTGAGGGACAGAGCCTCGACGCACCGTTCGGTCACGCCGGTGAACGGCTGCACGAATGGATGTTCGCCACCAGCTGGTGGCACGAGTCGAGCGGCCGCTCCGGCGGGAACAAGGGCGTCGACGACGTGTTCGTGCGGCAGTTCACGCCCGGGATCGGCGCCGAGATCATGGGCTCCCGGAAGTTCGGCCACCCCCAGTGGCACCAGGACCCGGAGTGGAAGGGCTGGTGGGGTCCCAACCCGCCCTTCCACACCCCCACCTTCGTCCTCACCCACCACCCGCGTCCGTCGATCGAGATGGAGGGCGGGACCACCTTCCACTTCCTCGACACCTCGCCCGCCGAGGCGCTGGCGACGGCCCGCGAGGCCGCGGACGGCCAGGACGTACGCATCGGCGGCGGCGCCACCACCATCCGCGACTTCCTCGCGGCCGGACTCATCGACCACCTGCACATCGTGGTCGTACCGATCCTGCTCGGCCGGGGCGTACGCCTCTGGGACGGGCTGGAGGCTCTGGAGAAGGCGTACGACGTCGAGTCCGCGCCCTCCCCCAGCGGGGTCACGCATCTGACGTTCACCCGCAAGGAGTCCTGA
- a CDS encoding cupin domain-containing protein, producing the protein MSYLAYPEPRYHGDKGEVNAAFRPADTPPELSSPGGATHYLATHESTGGEFGLYKVELGARSAGAKTHFHKAISESFYILSGELELYNGEKWVTGRAGDFLYVPVGGLHAFKNVTDEPMSMLMLFSPGAPREEYFEQVAEMSRRPREELKEFRVRHDSYFEEDLEAGA; encoded by the coding sequence ATGTCGTACCTCGCCTACCCGGAGCCCCGCTACCACGGCGACAAGGGAGAGGTGAACGCGGCCTTCCGCCCGGCCGACACCCCTCCGGAACTCTCCTCGCCCGGCGGCGCCACCCACTACCTCGCCACGCACGAGTCGACCGGCGGTGAATTCGGGCTCTACAAGGTCGAGTTGGGGGCACGGTCCGCGGGCGCCAAGACGCACTTCCACAAGGCGATCTCGGAGTCCTTCTACATCCTCTCCGGGGAACTCGAGCTCTACAACGGCGAGAAGTGGGTCACCGGCCGCGCAGGAGACTTCCTCTACGTGCCCGTCGGCGGTCTGCACGCCTTCAAGAACGTGACCGACGAGCCCATGTCCATGCTCATGCTCTTCTCCCCCGGCGCGCCGCGCGAGGAGTACTTCGAGCAGGTCGCGGAGATGAGCCGGCGCCCCCGCGAGGAACTCAAGGAGTTCCGCGTCCGGCACGACAGCTACTTCGAGGAGGATCTCGAAGCCGGAGCGTAG
- a CDS encoding class I SAM-dependent methyltransferase, with translation MAYDDQRPPAAVLFDALGADYEKAFAHAPAHLAALEWLAERLPPAARVLDVGSGTGRPTAAVLVAAGHSVLGVDISPVMVELAARQVPEAEFRHADIRELPLDADVFDGVCVFFSLLQMTRAEQSAVLARLAGALKPGGHLVLATVPADVEDVEVVFMGRPVRATSFAEEGVTAVVEAAGLTVLSRHQHTFTPDHPAAGPEPHLFLHCRRD, from the coding sequence ATGGCGTACGACGACCAACGGCCGCCTGCCGCCGTGCTGTTCGACGCGCTGGGCGCCGACTACGAGAAGGCGTTCGCCCACGCACCCGCGCACCTCGCCGCGCTGGAGTGGCTGGCCGAGCGGCTGCCACCCGCCGCGCGGGTCCTGGACGTGGGCAGTGGCACGGGCCGGCCCACCGCGGCCGTGCTGGTCGCGGCGGGCCACTCGGTGCTGGGCGTCGACATCTCCCCCGTGATGGTCGAACTCGCCGCCCGTCAGGTGCCGGAGGCCGAGTTCCGCCACGCCGACATCCGTGAACTTCCCCTCGACGCGGACGTGTTCGACGGGGTGTGCGTGTTCTTCTCGCTTCTCCAGATGACCCGCGCCGAGCAGTCGGCCGTGCTGGCGCGGCTGGCCGGCGCGCTGAAGCCCGGCGGGCATCTGGTGCTGGCCACCGTGCCCGCGGACGTGGAGGACGTCGAGGTGGTCTTCATGGGCCGCCCGGTCCGCGCGACGAGCTTCGCCGAGGAGGGAGTGACCGCCGTCGTGGAGGCGGCCGGCCTCACCGTCCTGTCCCGGCACCAGCACACCTTCACCCCGGACCATCCGGCCGCGGGACCCGAACCCCACCTGTTCCTGCACTGCCGCCGCGACTGA
- the pgm gene encoding phosphoglucomutase (alpha-D-glucose-1,6-bisphosphate-dependent), giving the protein MQDARAGQVAGPEDLIDVARLVTAYYALHPDPAEPGQRVAFGTSGHRGSSLAAAFNEDHIAATSQAICEYRAAQGTDGPLFLGADTHALSEPARITALEVFAANDVTVLIDQADGYTPTPAVSLAILTHNRGRTSSLADGVVVTPSHNPPADGGFKYNPPSGGPAGSEATSWIQDRANEIITGGLKDVRRVPYARALAAPGTGRHDFLGAYVADLPNVLDLDAIRSAGVRIGADPLGGASVAYWGRIAEEHRLDLTVVNPLTDPTWRFMTLDWDGKIRMDCSSPYAMASLIEQNDRFDIATGNDADADRHGIVTPDGGLMNPNHYLAVAISYLFSHREQWPAGAGIGKTLVSSSMIDRVAADVGRPLVEVPVGFKWFVDGLADGTLGFGGEESAGASFLRRDGSVWTTDKDGILLALLASEITAVTGRTPSRHYAELTDRFGAPAYARVDAPASREEKALLAKLSPRQVTADTLAGEPVTTVLTEAPGNGAALGGIKVGTANAWFAARPSGTEDVYKIYGESFLGPDHLRQVQEEARAVVLNALGS; this is encoded by the coding sequence ATGCAGGACGCGCGAGCGGGACAGGTCGCCGGGCCCGAGGACCTCATCGACGTGGCCCGGCTGGTCACGGCGTACTACGCGCTCCACCCCGACCCGGCCGAGCCCGGGCAGCGCGTGGCGTTCGGCACCTCGGGGCACCGCGGCTCGTCCCTCGCGGCGGCGTTCAACGAGGACCACATCGCCGCCACCAGCCAGGCCATCTGCGAGTACCGCGCCGCCCAGGGCACCGACGGCCCCCTCTTCCTCGGCGCCGACACCCACGCCCTGTCCGAACCCGCCCGGATCACGGCCCTGGAGGTGTTCGCCGCCAACGACGTCACCGTCCTCATCGACCAGGCGGACGGCTACACACCCACCCCGGCGGTGTCGCTCGCCATCCTCACCCACAACCGGGGCCGCACCTCCAGCCTCGCCGACGGCGTGGTGGTCACCCCCTCGCACAACCCGCCCGCCGACGGCGGCTTCAAGTACAACCCGCCGAGCGGCGGCCCGGCCGGCTCCGAGGCGACCTCCTGGATCCAGGACCGCGCCAACGAGATCATCACCGGCGGCCTGAAGGACGTACGACGTGTCCCGTACGCCCGCGCCCTGGCCGCCCCCGGCACCGGTCGCCACGACTTCCTCGGCGCCTACGTCGCCGACCTGCCGAACGTCCTGGACCTGGACGCGATCCGGTCCGCCGGGGTGCGCATCGGCGCCGACCCGCTGGGCGGCGCCTCGGTCGCCTACTGGGGCCGTATCGCCGAGGAGCACCGGCTCGACCTCACGGTGGTGAACCCGCTCACCGATCCCACCTGGCGTTTCATGACGCTCGACTGGGACGGCAAGATCCGCATGGACTGCTCCTCGCCGTACGCCATGGCCTCGCTCATCGAGCAGAACGACCGCTTCGACATCGCCACCGGCAACGACGCAGACGCCGACCGGCACGGCATCGTCACGCCGGACGGGGGCCTGATGAACCCCAACCACTATCTGGCGGTGGCGATCTCCTATCTGTTCTCGCACCGCGAGCAGTGGCCGGCGGGGGCCGGCATCGGCAAGACGCTGGTGTCGTCCAGCATGATCGACCGGGTCGCGGCGGACGTCGGCCGCCCGCTGGTCGAGGTCCCGGTCGGCTTCAAGTGGTTCGTGGACGGTCTCGCCGACGGCACGCTCGGCTTCGGCGGCGAGGAGTCGGCGGGCGCCTCCTTCCTGCGCCGCGACGGCTCGGTGTGGACCACCGACAAGGACGGCATCCTGCTGGCCCTGCTCGCCTCCGAGATCACCGCGGTCACCGGCAGGACCCCCTCGCGGCACTACGCCGAGCTCACCGACCGCTTCGGCGCCCCCGCCTACGCGCGCGTGGACGCCCCCGCCTCCCGCGAGGAGAAGGCGCTGCTCGCCAAGCTCTCCCCGCGCCAGGTCACCGCCGACACCCTCGCCGGCGAGCCGGTCACCACGGTCCTCACCGAGGCGCCCGGCAACGGCGCCGCCCTCGGTGGCATCAAGGTCGGCACCGCCAACGCCTGGTTCGCGGCCCGCCCTTCGGGCACCGAGGACGTCTACAAGATCTACGGGGAGTCGTTCCTCGGCCCGGACCATCTGCGGCAGGTCCAGGAGGAGGCCAGGGCCGTGGTGCTGAACGCACTGGGCAGCTGA
- a CDS encoding glycosyl hydrolase — protein MQKPVPQRGGISRRTVLAAGAATALTVAGAAHAGAVPLNGPQQLSGDWFGTPPRSVRPRFRWWWPDGLVDPAEIAREIDQIADAGFGGAEIAAVHHSIKDKSVLDTAHHGWGSAPWREGVEAALRQAARRGLTVDLTLGPSWPVAVPGVTPDDEAAARELAYGRVSVPAGTTYQGPVPEPVRAAASGVTSRSLLAVQAARVEPANATRKETGLDLAGVQDLTASVVDGGLTWTAPAEGDWVLLSYWQRGTAQQPESGPHSAPAAYVVDHFSPAGTAAVTGFWERSVLTGPVRRLLKAAGGTFFEDSVELETDSLVWTPALPEAFEKRTGRSLLPYLPALVLDKSNQVFAFEAQVTRQIRHDFWETVSHLFNTHHVTALRDWAHSLGMELRSQPYGLQTDAIASAALLDIPEGESLGFKNLDDYRCLAGGRDMAGHTVLSCESGAYNGSAYSTTWDRFLRTMGGAYAAGVNQTVVHGFSYATAPGVSWPGFAAFSPYNGAPGYGESWGPRQPTWRHAGDIAGYLGRVHQVLRTGTPRVDVAVFRQTGYTATGIGASWFTASGVPLGWTHQFLSGPLLDLPNARVAEGRLAPDGPAYKALFVEGDFFYSSTPTLALTDARKLLSLALAGLPMVLLGAFDQALTPGAPDADETNRLREVLASLLALPNVRRVTDKAAVGDALAALGVTPDARYATSSTLLNFHRVSGDTDLFYLCNGKHAETVKPPVAAIDHDITLRPTRRGTTVPYLLDPWTGEATRVGRYTEDDDGITLRVTLEPGQATVVALGRPGLFGDRNGDRQYAVASDADSVLFTGRGLAVRATAAGTYTTRLSRGRTVTTALPAVPAPVSLAGWRLDVEDWTPGAAPTETDVVRRTLSLDALLPWSQIPELADSAGIGRYRTTVDLPADWSAAHGAHLELGVVSDTFRVTVNGTRLAPADRLHPAVDLGGRLRPGSNVIEVEVATPLINRLRVAQPAVFGTAARQAYGLSGPVRLVPYVQGLVD, from the coding sequence ATGCAGAAGCCCGTTCCGCAGCGTGGCGGGATATCCCGGCGTACCGTGCTGGCCGCGGGTGCGGCCACGGCTCTCACCGTGGCGGGCGCGGCGCACGCCGGTGCGGTACCGCTGAACGGCCCGCAGCAGCTGTCCGGCGACTGGTTCGGCACGCCACCGCGCTCCGTGCGTCCCAGGTTCCGCTGGTGGTGGCCGGACGGTCTCGTCGACCCGGCGGAGATCGCCCGCGAGATCGACCAGATCGCCGACGCGGGCTTCGGCGGGGCCGAGATCGCCGCCGTGCACCACAGCATCAAGGACAAGTCCGTCCTCGACACCGCGCACCACGGCTGGGGCAGCGCCCCATGGCGGGAGGGCGTCGAAGCCGCCCTGCGGCAGGCCGCCCGCAGGGGCCTGACCGTGGACCTCACGCTCGGCCCCAGCTGGCCCGTCGCCGTCCCCGGTGTCACCCCCGACGACGAGGCCGCCGCCCGCGAACTCGCCTACGGCCGCGTCTCCGTGCCCGCCGGCACCACCTACCAGGGCCCGGTGCCCGAACCCGTGCGCGCCGCCGCGAGCGGTGTCACCTCGCGCTCTCTGCTCGCCGTCCAGGCGGCCCGCGTCGAGCCCGCCAACGCGACCCGCAAGGAGACCGGCCTCGACCTCGCCGGCGTCCAGGACCTCACCGCCTCCGTGGTCGACGGCGGGCTCACCTGGACGGCGCCGGCCGAGGGCGACTGGGTGCTGCTCTCCTACTGGCAGCGCGGCACCGCGCAACAACCTGAGTCTGGCCCGCACTCCGCCCCGGCCGCCTACGTGGTCGACCACTTCAGCCCGGCCGGCACCGCCGCCGTCACCGGCTTCTGGGAGCGCTCCGTGCTCACCGGCCCCGTGCGCAGGCTGCTCAAGGCCGCCGGCGGCACCTTCTTCGAGGACTCCGTCGAGCTGGAGACCGACTCCCTCGTGTGGACCCCGGCACTGCCCGAGGCCTTCGAGAAGCGCACCGGCCGTTCCCTGCTGCCGTACCTCCCCGCTCTCGTCCTGGACAAGAGCAACCAGGTCTTCGCCTTCGAGGCGCAGGTCACCCGGCAGATCCGGCACGACTTCTGGGAGACCGTCTCCCACCTGTTCAACACCCACCACGTCACCGCCCTGCGGGACTGGGCGCACTCCCTCGGCATGGAGTTGCGGTCGCAGCCGTACGGCCTCCAGACCGACGCCATCGCGTCGGCCGCGCTCCTCGACATCCCCGAGGGGGAGTCGCTCGGCTTCAAGAACCTCGACGACTACCGCTGCCTGGCGGGCGGCCGGGACATGGCCGGGCACACGGTCCTGTCCTGTGAGTCGGGCGCCTACAACGGCTCGGCCTACAGCACGACCTGGGACCGGTTCCTGCGCACCATGGGCGGCGCCTACGCGGCCGGTGTCAACCAGACGGTGGTGCACGGCTTCTCGTACGCCACCGCCCCCGGCGTGAGCTGGCCGGGCTTCGCCGCCTTCAGCCCGTACAACGGCGCCCCCGGCTACGGCGAGTCATGGGGTCCCAGACAGCCGACCTGGCGGCACGCCGGAGACATCGCGGGCTATCTCGGCCGGGTCCACCAGGTGCTGCGGACCGGCACCCCGCGGGTCGACGTCGCCGTCTTCCGGCAGACCGGCTACACCGCCACCGGCATCGGCGCCTCCTGGTTCACCGCGTCCGGCGTGCCGCTCGGCTGGACCCACCAGTTCCTCAGCGGACCGCTCCTCGATCTGCCCAACGCCCGTGTCGCGGAAGGCCGGTTGGCCCCCGACGGCCCCGCCTACAAGGCGCTGTTCGTCGAGGGGGACTTCTTCTACTCCTCGACCCCGACCCTGGCCCTCACCGACGCCCGCAAGCTGCTGAGCCTGGCCCTGGCGGGGCTGCCCATGGTCCTGCTCGGCGCCTTCGACCAGGCCCTGACCCCGGGCGCGCCCGATGCGGACGAGACAAATCGACTGCGCGAGGTCCTCGCGAGCCTCCTCGCCCTGCCGAACGTCCGAAGGGTCACCGACAAGGCCGCCGTCGGTGACGCGCTCGCCGCCCTCGGCGTCACTCCTGACGCCCGGTACGCCACCTCGTCCACCCTCCTCAACTTCCACCGTGTCAGCGGCGACACCGACCTGTTCTACCTCTGCAACGGCAAGCACGCCGAGACGGTCAAGCCGCCCGTCGCCGCCATCGACCACGACATCACCCTGCGCCCGACCAGACGCGGCACGACCGTCCCGTATCTCCTCGATCCCTGGACGGGCGAGGCGACCCGGGTCGGCCGCTATACGGAGGACGACGACGGCATCACCCTGCGCGTCACCCTCGAACCCGGCCAGGCCACGGTCGTCGCCCTCGGGCGCCCCGGCCTCTTCGGGGACCGTAACGGCGACCGGCAGTACGCCGTGGCGAGCGACGCCGACAGCGTGCTCTTCACCGGCCGCGGTCTGGCCGTCCGTGCCACGGCCGCGGGCACGTACACCACCCGGCTGTCCCGCGGCCGTACGGTCACCACCGCCCTGCCCGCCGTGCCCGCACCGGTGTCCCTGGCCGGTTGGCGGCTCGACGTCGAGGACTGGACTCCCGGCGCCGCACCGACCGAGACCGACGTCGTCCGGCGCACGCTCTCCCTCGACGCCCTGCTCCCCTGGTCGCAGATCCCCGAACTGGCCGACTCCGCCGGCATCGGCCGCTACCGCACCACCGTGGACCTGCCCGCCGACTGGTCCGCCGCGCACGGCGCGCACCTCGAACTGGGCGTGGTCAGCGACACGTTCCGGGTCACCGTCAACGGCACCCGGCTGGCCCCCGCCGACCGGCTCCACCCGGCCGTCGACCTCGGCGGCCGGCTGCGGCCCGGGAGCAACGTGATCGAGGTGGAGGTGGCGACGCCCCTCATCAACCGGCTCCGGGTGGCCCAGCCGGCCGTCTTCGGCACGGCCGCCCGTCAGGCGTACGGCCTCTCCGGGCCGGTCCGGCTGGTGCCGTACGTCCAGGGGCTGGTGGACTGA
- the lexA gene encoding transcriptional repressor LexA — protein sequence MENTAPARRGRPPGPRVAEGELTSRQAAIVRYITETVARQGYPPSMREIGHAVELASTSSVAHQLMVLERKGVLYRDPHTPRAYQVRPSWAPDLGHRGAEPVEVPLVGRIAAGAPLLADEMVEDVYSLPRQVVGDGELFALTVSGDSMIEAAICDGDIVTVRRQDSADHGDIVAALLEDEATVKVLRRQDGQVWLMPRNPAYQPIPGDQAQILGKVVGVLRVL from the coding sequence ATGGAGAACACAGCGCCCGCCCGCCGGGGCCGCCCCCCGGGTCCCCGGGTCGCCGAAGGAGAGCTGACGAGCCGCCAGGCGGCCATCGTCCGCTACATCACCGAGACCGTCGCCCGGCAGGGCTACCCGCCGTCGATGCGCGAGATCGGCCATGCCGTGGAACTCGCCAGTACGTCCTCGGTCGCCCACCAGCTGATGGTGCTGGAGCGCAAGGGCGTTCTCTACCGCGACCCCCACACCCCCCGCGCCTACCAGGTCCGCCCCTCCTGGGCACCCGACCTGGGCCACCGCGGCGCGGAACCCGTCGAAGTGCCCCTCGTCGGCCGGATCGCGGCCGGCGCACCGCTGCTCGCTGACGAGATGGTGGAGGACGTCTACTCCCTGCCCCGGCAGGTCGTGGGCGACGGAGAGCTGTTCGCCCTGACGGTGTCCGGCGACTCGATGATCGAGGCGGCGATCTGCGACGGCGACATCGTGACCGTCAGACGCCAGGACAGCGCCGACCATGGGGACATCGTCGCCGCGCTCCTGGAGGACGAGGCCACCGTGAAGGTGCTCCGCCGCCAGGACGGACAGGTGTGGCTGATGCCCCGCAACCCCGCCTACCAGCCGATCCCGGGCGACCAGGCCCAGATCCTCGGCAAGGTGGTCGGAGTCCTGCGCGTCCTCTGA